In Geopsychrobacter electrodiphilus DSM 16401, a single window of DNA contains:
- a CDS encoding Rqc2 family fibronectin-binding protein, protein MLKIDYFLLELIVAELRAKLSGASLAKVHQPGDDSLVLRLWNGRQTLKLLLQVGSESRLHLTRQEFNNPFQPPRFCQLLRSRLKRLETIRLLGYERVVELCFDGVDQRYRLVCELIGNRGNLYLFDAADLLIDALHKPQMVGDRLLRRGEPYIPLTQTVRLNLADPNLVPPENLYDAPQLEQWLMQEVSPMSKGQAAVLGAAVHQKSDILKVFSQFKEDWLRQRGQVSLIESESQPRLVAYSGVGARVLKSATDGLSQFLDQCFSPSEEVVSEIGERARFRHIVKTQISRLQKRQKNIVVEQQKSESFTERRHQGELLLANLPLVKKGMRSVEVTDWGVDPPQAVTIELQAELNPQENAARLFKRYKKEKRGVDHVERRQQETAEELEWLESLLLALDEAQEASDVIEVGLELLAAGLISVKKSEPVSRRKVSAEPRLNQTLSPGGLRIFWGRNNRSNDHLSAHMTAADDLWFHAYQMPGCHLVLKRDGIKGDFSAADIEYAARIAAGFSRGKDEPRVDVIVTEGRHVKRPKGAKPGLVTLTEHRTLRVFPLRVRTDENPLDN, encoded by the coding sequence ATGCTGAAAATTGATTATTTCCTGCTTGAACTCATTGTTGCGGAACTGAGAGCTAAACTTTCAGGCGCCAGTCTGGCCAAGGTTCATCAACCCGGTGACGACAGTCTGGTGCTACGCCTCTGGAATGGCAGGCAGACGCTGAAACTTCTGCTGCAGGTCGGGTCCGAGTCCCGGCTTCATCTGACCCGACAGGAGTTCAATAACCCTTTCCAGCCCCCGCGGTTCTGCCAATTACTTCGTTCACGGCTGAAGCGTCTTGAAACGATTAGACTGCTCGGCTACGAGCGAGTGGTTGAACTCTGCTTTGATGGTGTCGATCAGCGTTACCGACTGGTCTGTGAACTGATCGGAAACAGGGGCAATCTTTATCTGTTTGATGCTGCCGACTTGTTGATCGACGCCCTGCATAAACCGCAAATGGTTGGAGATCGCCTGTTACGACGTGGTGAGCCCTATATCCCCTTAACCCAGACTGTTCGACTGAATCTTGCTGACCCGAATCTCGTCCCTCCGGAGAACCTGTATGATGCGCCACAGCTTGAGCAATGGCTGATGCAGGAGGTCTCTCCCATGTCAAAAGGGCAAGCTGCCGTGCTTGGAGCGGCAGTTCACCAAAAATCGGATATTCTCAAGGTCTTTTCGCAATTTAAGGAGGATTGGCTACGGCAGAGAGGCCAGGTGTCTCTGATCGAATCTGAAAGTCAACCGCGTCTGGTTGCCTATTCAGGCGTTGGGGCGCGGGTATTAAAATCCGCCACCGATGGTTTGTCTCAATTTCTCGATCAGTGTTTTTCTCCTTCTGAAGAAGTTGTCTCTGAAATTGGTGAGCGCGCCAGGTTTCGTCACATTGTTAAAACTCAAATTTCGCGGCTGCAAAAACGCCAAAAAAATATTGTGGTAGAGCAGCAAAAGAGCGAAAGTTTTACCGAGCGTCGTCATCAGGGCGAGCTGCTCCTCGCCAATTTGCCTCTTGTAAAAAAGGGGATGCGATCGGTTGAGGTAACAGACTGGGGTGTTGATCCTCCACAAGCGGTAACCATTGAACTGCAGGCCGAGCTCAACCCGCAGGAGAATGCGGCCCGTCTTTTTAAACGTTACAAAAAGGAGAAGCGCGGGGTTGACCACGTTGAGCGACGTCAGCAGGAAACCGCTGAAGAACTGGAGTGGCTTGAATCCTTATTGTTGGCGCTTGATGAGGCGCAGGAAGCCAGTGATGTAATTGAAGTCGGGCTAGAGTTGCTGGCCGCCGGCTTGATTTCAGTTAAAAAAAGTGAACCGGTCAGCCGTCGCAAGGTCAGCGCTGAACCACGCCTCAACCAGACCCTGTCGCCGGGTGGTTTAAGAATCTTCTGGGGACGGAATAACCGGAGCAACGATCATTTGTCCGCGCATATGACCGCAGCTGATGATCTGTGGTTTCACGCCTACCAGATGCCGGGTTGCCATCTGGTCTTGAAACGGGATGGGATCAAGGGTGATTTCTCCGCCGCAGACATTGAATATGCCGCGCGCATTGCTGCGGGTTTTAGTCGGGGAAAAGATGAACCCAGGGTTGACGTTATCGTCACCGAGGGCCGCCATGTCAAACGGCCCAAGGGGGCTAAACCGGGGTTGGTTACCCTCACCGAACATCGAACCTTGCGGGTCTTTCCACTGCGGGTGAGAACTGATGAAAATCCGCTAGATAACTAG
- a CDS encoding rubredoxin yields MRYICTNCGYTYDPAIGDPSANIPPGTRFEDLPQDWCCPLCYLGKDVFDPLD; encoded by the coding sequence ATGCGTTACATCTGTACAAACTGCGGATATACCTACGACCCGGCGATCGGAGACCCGTCAGCGAATATTCCGCCAGGCACTCGATTCGAGGATCTGCCCCAAGACTGGTGCTGTCCGCTCTGTTATCTAGGCAAAGACGTTTTCGATCCCCTCGACTAG
- a CDS encoding methylenetetrahydrofolate reductase: MTEISLELVPRTAEALCKELALVKQHLPVIDRINIPDILRFDLRSWEGCRLAAENFSHTIPHLRAIDFDLSKPLPILNDLTGKGIEAVLVITGDPPQDMSRRSYRTSCIDFISRLKRDLPSLKIYAGIDPYRSGIKAEIDYVRTKIDAGADGFFTQPFFDLRLMDLYRDQLPEIEVWWGVSPVMSLNSQHYWENKNNAVFPPDFKPTLEWNRHFAIDALNFVRNGKGNIYFMPIRTDIQKYLGGLL, translated from the coding sequence ATGACTGAAATATCACTGGAGCTCGTCCCCAGAACCGCCGAAGCGCTCTGTAAAGAGCTGGCCCTGGTCAAGCAACATCTACCCGTCATCGACCGGATCAATATCCCGGATATTCTGCGTTTTGATCTGCGCAGCTGGGAAGGATGCCGTTTGGCTGCTGAAAATTTCTCTCACACTATTCCGCATCTGCGGGCGATCGATTTTGATCTGTCAAAGCCCCTGCCCATCCTGAATGATTTAACCGGAAAAGGGATTGAGGCGGTGCTGGTAATAACCGGGGATCCCCCACAAGACATGTCCCGGCGCAGCTACCGCACCAGCTGCATCGATTTCATCTCGCGCCTTAAACGCGACCTGCCGTCGCTCAAGATTTATGCCGGAATCGACCCGTACCGTAGCGGAATTAAAGCTGAAATTGATTATGTTCGGACAAAAATTGATGCTGGCGCCGATGGTTTTTTCACACAGCCGTTTTTCGATCTGCGGCTGATGGATCTTTATCGCGATCAACTTCCAGAGATTGAGGTCTGGTGGGGCGTTTCACCAGTCATGAGCTTAAATAGCCAGCACTACTGGGAGAACAAAAACAATGCAGTTTTCCCCCCCGATTTTAAACCAACCCTCGAATGGAACCGACATTTCGCCATTGATGCGCTGAATTTTGTCCGCAATGGGAAAGGAAACATCTACTTCATGCCGATCAGAACCGATATCCAGAAGTATCTGGGTGGCCTTCTATAA
- the amrA gene encoding AmmeMemoRadiSam system protein A yields MLLDKKSGEILLKVARDAIDARLSKKPLPSVNLTGELLNQAVGCFVTITINDCLRGCIGHFVSEKPIYIEVAEMAVAAATADPRFHPMGAADIAHYKLEISILSPLEKIADTTLINVGTHGIYLTNGYSRGVLLPQVALEHKWDRLTFLKQTCIKAGLPQNAWQSPQTEIYIFSAQIISENDNQESRHD; encoded by the coding sequence ATGCTGCTTGACAAAAAATCAGGTGAAATATTGCTGAAGGTTGCGCGTGATGCAATCGATGCCCGTCTCAGCAAAAAACCCCTCCCCAGCGTAAATTTGACCGGGGAGCTCCTGAACCAGGCCGTTGGATGCTTTGTAACGATCACAATCAACGATTGCCTGCGGGGCTGCATCGGCCATTTTGTCAGCGAGAAACCGATTTACATTGAAGTCGCCGAGATGGCGGTGGCCGCAGCGACGGCGGACCCACGCTTTCACCCGATGGGAGCGGCAGACATTGCACATTACAAACTCGAAATATCTATACTTTCCCCGCTCGAAAAGATTGCAGATACCACCCTTATTAACGTCGGCACACATGGCATCTACCTCACTAACGGCTACAGCCGCGGGGTCCTTCTGCCACAGGTTGCCCTGGAACATAAATGGGATCGCCTGACCTTTCTCAAACAGACCTGTATTAAGGCCGGATTACCGCAGAACGCCTGGCAATCCCCGCAAACCGAAATCTATATTTTTTCCGCTCAAATTATTTCTGAAAACGACAATCAGGAAAGCAGGCATGACTGA
- a CDS encoding M48 family metalloprotease: MKNSSSSLLVRLGCWPSVFVFLLTLALVSGCAFSPPTEPVPGGDGIISGEDVALEQLAFERMLQKGGGRFGDPILTNFVNTVGQRLAKLSQRTDIKFQFAVNNDSTPTAFDLPGGYIALSRGLLVNLGNETQLAAILSHEIGHVTAGHSAGRMKGWSGSANTPEMTNALSDDAASLSVKPYSIDQELEADRLGIDLMVRAGYAPVSAAFVEEDIFHSAGQAAKSQRLNGLILDHPLSTRRITENRHDIQQKYPQIVGGVGDRAVFSLAFDRLIRTRQGFDLFDQARQLERQGERSEAIKVYHQALMEAPDEPAILCSLGLAYLRSDDLIPARRYLIKAVNLQADYYQSRLALGYIYRQKHQYWQALEDLEAGYQLLPTIEGAYLLAEVRELVGDKQGSSKLYAAVAEADATGKLGLSAAAKLKQMEK, translated from the coding sequence TTGAAAAATAGTTCATCTTCACTTTTGGTACGCTTAGGTTGCTGGCCCAGCGTTTTTGTTTTTTTGCTAACTCTTGCCCTTGTCTCAGGATGCGCATTTTCTCCCCCTACAGAGCCTGTGCCAGGTGGGGATGGAATTATTTCGGGCGAGGACGTCGCATTAGAACAACTGGCCTTTGAGCGAATGCTTCAGAAGGGAGGAGGCCGTTTCGGTGACCCCATCCTGACCAATTTCGTTAATACTGTTGGGCAAAGACTGGCTAAATTGAGTCAACGGACCGACATTAAGTTCCAGTTCGCAGTCAATAACGATTCAACTCCCACTGCATTCGATCTGCCGGGCGGGTATATCGCCCTGTCGCGCGGTTTATTGGTCAATCTTGGGAATGAAACGCAGCTCGCGGCCATTCTGAGTCATGAAATTGGTCATGTCACGGCGGGGCACTCTGCAGGTCGAATGAAAGGTTGGTCAGGTTCTGCAAACACCCCGGAGATGACCAATGCGCTTAGTGATGATGCGGCCAGCCTGTCTGTAAAGCCTTATTCCATAGATCAGGAGCTTGAAGCTGATCGACTCGGGATTGATTTGATGGTCAGAGCCGGTTATGCCCCCGTCAGCGCGGCATTTGTGGAGGAAGATATTTTTCATTCTGCTGGACAGGCTGCTAAATCACAAAGGCTGAATGGACTGATACTTGACCACCCCCTTTCGACTCGGCGGATTACTGAAAATCGTCATGATATCCAACAAAAATATCCGCAAATCGTCGGTGGTGTCGGGGATAGGGCGGTGTTTTCTTTAGCCTTCGACAGGTTAATTCGCACCAGACAAGGTTTTGATCTTTTTGACCAGGCGCGACAATTAGAGCGACAGGGTGAACGTTCAGAGGCGATTAAGGTCTATCATCAGGCTTTAATGGAAGCTCCAGATGAGCCTGCCATTTTATGCAGTCTGGGCTTGGCCTATCTCCGCAGCGATGATCTGATTCCGGCAAGGCGTTATCTGATTAAAGCGGTAAATCTTCAGGCCGATTATTATCAGTCGCGGCTGGCCCTCGGCTACATATATCGACAGAAGCATCAATATTGGCAGGCCCTGGAGGACCTTGAGGCCGGATATCAACTGTTGCCGACCATTGAAGGGGCGTATCTGCTCGCGGAAGTGCGCGAGCTGGTGGGCGATAAACAGGGCTCCAGCAAGCTCTATGCGGCGGTCGCCGAGGCGGATGCTACGGGGAAGCTGGGTTTAAGTGCCGCGGCAAAATTGAAACAGATGGAAAAGTAA
- the miaB gene encoding tRNA (N6-isopentenyl adenosine(37)-C2)-methylthiotransferase MiaB — protein MQKCFYLETFGCQMNVVDSERIVSMLVEIGYQRVNSAEAADLVLLNTCSVRDKAERKVYGHLGRFKPIKDARPELIIGVGGCVAEQEGEKMLAEVPYLDLVFGTHNVHRLPELVQQAEAGHRRLSVTGFLDRETRLNLFPQRSELDGVTRFVTVMQGCDNFCSYCIVPHVRGREISRPSKDILAEVELLVAQGVREVTLLGQNVNSYGNKEPGELNFAQLVRKVAAIRGLSRLRFTTSHPKDLSDELIACFAELENLCHHLHLPVQCGSNEILKQMNRGYTREEYLETVKKLKLACPDIRLTTDVIVGFPGETEEDFQQTLDLVTEVGYADAFTFLYSRRSGTAAAELEDKVGARVKQQQFDRLLALQQENSRRIWASDLGRSVSVLVEGESRQGEGQMFGRSTWNRIVNFAGSPELLGQTVTVKITKVFRNSSLGELLPG, from the coding sequence ATGCAAAAATGCTTTTACCTTGAAACTTTCGGCTGTCAGATGAATGTGGTCGATTCCGAACGGATCGTCAGCATGTTGGTCGAAATTGGTTATCAACGCGTTAACTCAGCTGAAGCTGCCGATCTGGTGCTGCTCAACACCTGTAGTGTGCGCGATAAAGCAGAGCGCAAGGTTTATGGCCATCTGGGCCGATTCAAGCCGATCAAGGATGCGCGCCCCGAACTGATTATCGGCGTCGGCGGCTGCGTCGCCGAGCAGGAAGGGGAGAAGATGCTTGCCGAAGTCCCTTATCTCGACCTGGTCTTCGGGACGCACAATGTGCACCGCCTGCCAGAACTTGTGCAGCAGGCCGAAGCCGGACATCGACGGCTGAGCGTCACCGGCTTTCTTGATCGCGAAACCCGGCTTAATCTCTTTCCGCAGCGCAGTGAACTTGATGGCGTCACCCGTTTTGTTACGGTAATGCAGGGTTGCGATAATTTCTGCTCGTACTGCATCGTTCCGCATGTGCGCGGCCGTGAAATCAGTCGACCCAGTAAAGATATTCTGGCTGAAGTTGAATTATTGGTCGCGCAAGGTGTGCGCGAAGTGACGCTCTTGGGACAAAATGTTAACTCTTACGGGAATAAAGAGCCGGGTGAACTCAATTTTGCTCAATTGGTGCGCAAGGTCGCTGCGATCAGAGGCCTGTCACGTTTGCGCTTTACCACCAGTCATCCCAAGGATCTTTCGGACGAGTTGATTGCCTGTTTTGCCGAGTTGGAGAATTTGTGTCACCATCTGCATCTCCCGGTACAATGTGGTTCCAACGAAATTCTGAAGCAGATGAATCGTGGCTATACACGCGAAGAGTATCTTGAAACAGTTAAAAAGTTGAAACTGGCCTGCCCTGATATCCGTTTGACCACCGATGTTATAGTCGGGTTTCCAGGTGAGACAGAAGAAGATTTTCAGCAGACTCTCGATCTGGTGACCGAGGTTGGTTATGCTGACGCGTTCACCTTTCTTTATTCCAGGCGCAGCGGAACTGCGGCGGCAGAACTGGAGGACAAGGTCGGTGCGCGGGTGAAACAGCAACAATTTGATCGACTCCTCGCGCTCCAACAGGAGAACAGCCGCCGCATCTGGGCTTCAGATTTGGGCCGCAGTGTGTCTGTTTTGGTTGAAGGGGAAAGCCGACAAGGGGAAGGTCAGATGTTCGGGCGCTCAACCTGGAACAGGATCGTCAATTTTGCCGGCTCGCCGGAGCTTCTTGGTCAAACCGTAACCGTTAAAATTACCAAGGTGTTTCGTAATTCAAGCCTGGGTGAGTTATTGCCCGGGTAA
- a CDS encoding histidinol phosphate phosphatase domain-containing protein, whose protein sequence is MIDLHSHTFFSDGELGPAELVRRAAVAGYRALAITDHADQSNICSLLTRLRPVVDELGAANGLILLAGAELTHVPPKMIADVVKMGRDHGAQIISVHGETIVEPVIEGTNRAAIEAGVDILAHPGLITAEDVQLAADRGVFLEITTRKGHSLTNGHVAKLALQYGARLVINNDAHAPGDLVSLELARKIALGAGMTVAQFEQAQINSLELVKRGQHAA, encoded by the coding sequence ATGATCGATCTGCACTCCCATACATTTTTTAGTGACGGTGAACTCGGGCCTGCCGAGCTGGTGCGTCGCGCGGCGGTTGCCGGGTATCGTGCCCTCGCGATCACGGATCACGCCGATCAGAGCAACATCTGTTCACTCCTGACTCGCCTGCGGCCTGTGGTTGACGAACTCGGCGCGGCCAATGGCTTAATCCTGCTGGCCGGAGCAGAATTGACTCACGTGCCGCCGAAGATGATTGCAGATGTTGTGAAAATGGGCCGCGACCATGGTGCACAGATCATCTCTGTTCATGGTGAAACCATTGTCGAGCCGGTGATTGAAGGGACCAACCGCGCTGCGATTGAGGCCGGAGTCGACATCCTGGCTCATCCCGGGCTGATCACTGCTGAAGATGTGCAGCTGGCTGCGGACCGAGGTGTTTTCCTCGAGATTACAACCCGGAAGGGCCATTCGCTGACCAACGGGCATGTCGCTAAGCTCGCCCTTCAGTATGGGGCGCGACTTGTTATCAATAATGACGCCCACGCTCCAGGCGACCTGGTCTCACTTGAACTGGCGCGTAAGATCGCCTTGGGTGCAGGGATGACAGTTGCCCAGTTTGAACAGGCGCAAATAAACTCTCTTGAGCTGGTCAAACGAGGCCAACATGCTGCCTGA
- a CDS encoding M42 family metallopeptidase: MLPDTEFKLLKELVEAPSPSGFETPAQRVIQHYLAPLADQMTSDVMGNLMATLEGRGGPRVMLAGHCDEIGFMAQYVTDEGFIYFGAIGGVDPHLSPGQRINIQTKNGPVKGIIGKKAIHLIETKDRDTVIKLKDQYIDIGCSSREEVEKLVQIGDPITFSVGLERLQNGRLTSRALDDKMGVFIVTQVLAGVKAAGGAEAELICVSTVQEEVGLRGGTTSGYGVNPDLAIVVEVTHATDTPDVEARGIGRVQVGKGPVLSRGANINPVLFNLLVETAAKEQIPLQIIGAPRATGTDANALQLSRGGVATALLGIPLRYMHTPVELLAESDLQAASRLLTAFVLRLEKNQSFLPLCLE; encoded by the coding sequence ATGCTGCCTGATACAGAATTTAAGCTGTTAAAAGAGTTAGTTGAGGCCCCGAGCCCCTCAGGCTTTGAAACTCCGGCGCAAAGAGTAATTCAGCACTATTTAGCCCCGCTGGCGGATCAGATGACCTCCGATGTCATGGGAAATTTAATGGCAACACTTGAGGGCCGCGGTGGGCCACGCGTGATGTTGGCTGGTCATTGTGATGAAATCGGCTTCATGGCGCAGTACGTCACCGATGAAGGCTTTATCTATTTTGGCGCCATCGGCGGCGTTGATCCTCATCTGTCTCCCGGGCAGCGGATTAACATTCAAACAAAAAACGGTCCAGTAAAAGGAATCATCGGTAAAAAGGCGATCCATCTGATCGAAACCAAGGATCGAGATACGGTCATTAAACTGAAGGATCAGTATATTGATATCGGATGCAGCAGCCGCGAGGAGGTTGAGAAGCTGGTGCAAATTGGCGATCCAATTACTTTTTCAGTCGGACTTGAGCGCTTACAGAACGGACGCCTGACCTCCAGGGCTCTTGATGACAAGATGGGGGTTTTTATTGTAACCCAGGTTTTGGCAGGAGTTAAGGCCGCTGGCGGCGCTGAAGCTGAGTTAATCTGTGTGAGTACCGTGCAGGAGGAAGTCGGCCTGCGAGGAGGAACTACCAGTGGTTATGGGGTAAATCCAGATTTGGCAATAGTTGTCGAGGTTACCCATGCTACTGATACCCCCGATGTTGAAGCCCGAGGAATTGGCCGGGTTCAGGTTGGAAAGGGGCCGGTGCTCTCCCGTGGGGCGAATATTAATCCGGTGCTCTTTAATCTGCTGGTTGAAACCGCCGCAAAAGAGCAGATTCCGTTGCAGATAATTGGTGCGCCGCGGGCTACCGGGACCGATGCCAATGCCTTGCAACTCTCCCGTGGGGGAGTCGCTACGGCCCTGCTCGGTATTCCGCTGCGTTATATGCACACACCCGTAGAATTGCTTGCCGAAAGTGACTTGCAGGCTGCCAGCAGATTGTTGACGGCCTTTGTCCTCAGGCTCGAAAAAAACCAGTCTTTTTTGCCACTTTGCCTAGAATAA
- a CDS encoding VanZ family protein — protein sequence MKKIYHFQFWGFLLFCSYLGLIPSLPQALEGYSDKALHSLGYLALFLSCSLAYHQRFSWKLIFAALLGYSVMIEVIQHFIPHRQFSLLDILANAFGLTLGLGLSFILGKVAKKTGFFRA from the coding sequence ATGAAAAAAATCTATCACTTCCAATTCTGGGGTTTTCTGCTCTTCTGCAGTTATCTGGGGCTGATTCCATCCCTGCCCCAGGCCCTTGAGGGATATTCAGACAAAGCCCTGCACAGCCTTGGATATCTGGCCTTGTTCCTCTCCTGCTCGCTGGCGTACCACCAAAGATTTTCCTGGAAGCTTATTTTTGCGGCGCTGCTCGGTTATTCAGTGATGATCGAAGTCATTCAACATTTCATTCCCCACCGCCAATTTTCCCTGCTCGACATTCTGGCCAATGCTTTCGGCTTGACCCTTGGATTGGGACTCAGCTTTATTCTAGGCAAAGTGGCAAAAAAGACTGGTTTTTTTCGAGCCTGA
- a CDS encoding fumarate hydratase, with translation MPDFFYQEPFPLAKDKTRYYKIEGSEKFVSVADFDGKEILKVAPEALTVLSNTAMRDVSYLLRPEHNESVARILQDPEASNNDKGVAMAFLRNAMVAAQFELPTCQDTGTATIVAKKGQQVWTGANDEEMLSKGVYQTYTENSLRYSQTVALDMYTEVNTGTNLPAQIDLYATEGDAYKFLFVAKGGGSANKTMLYQETKALLNPATLEKFLIEKMKYLGTAACPPYHIAFVIGGTSADACMKTVKLATAKYLDGLPTEGNKHGQAFRDIALEAKILEAAHKLGIGAQFGGKYFAHDVRIVRLPRHGASCPVGMAVSCSADRNIKAKITREGLFVEEMDKNPGRLLPEEMRLAKHEHGTKIDLNQPMGEILAQLTKLKCGDALLLNGTIVVGRDIAHAKFKEILDAGKPLPDYLKKHPIYYAGPAKTPAGRPSGSFGPTTAGRMDSYVGLLQENGGSMVMIAKGNRSQQVTDACKKFGGFYLGSIGGPAALLADENIKKVECLDFPELGMEAVWKIDVVNFPAFVLVDDKGNDFFKQLGL, from the coding sequence ATGCCCGATTTCTTCTACCAGGAGCCATTCCCCCTGGCTAAAGACAAGACCCGTTACTACAAAATTGAAGGTTCTGAAAAGTTTGTCAGTGTCGCTGACTTTGATGGCAAGGAAATTCTCAAGGTGGCACCCGAAGCCTTGACTGTTCTGAGCAATACGGCAATGCGTGATGTGTCCTATCTTTTGCGCCCAGAGCACAATGAAAGTGTCGCCAGAATTTTACAAGATCCTGAAGCTTCCAATAATGACAAGGGGGTCGCCATGGCCTTCCTGCGCAATGCGATGGTCGCCGCCCAGTTCGAATTACCGACCTGCCAGGATACCGGGACCGCCACCATAGTTGCAAAGAAGGGCCAACAGGTCTGGACAGGAGCGAACGACGAAGAGATGCTCTCGAAAGGTGTTTATCAGACCTATACCGAGAACAGCCTGCGTTACAGTCAGACAGTGGCACTCGACATGTACACAGAAGTGAATACCGGGACCAACCTGCCGGCTCAGATTGATCTTTATGCCACCGAAGGTGACGCCTACAAATTTCTATTTGTCGCCAAGGGCGGCGGCAGCGCTAATAAAACGATGCTCTATCAAGAAACCAAAGCGTTGCTGAACCCGGCAACCCTAGAAAAATTCCTGATCGAAAAAATGAAATATCTCGGCACGGCGGCCTGCCCTCCCTATCATATTGCGTTTGTCATCGGCGGGACTTCGGCCGACGCCTGCATGAAGACCGTCAAACTCGCCACCGCCAAATATCTCGACGGCCTGCCGACCGAGGGCAATAAACATGGTCAGGCCTTTCGCGACATTGCACTTGAAGCCAAAATTCTTGAGGCCGCTCACAAGCTCGGGATCGGCGCTCAGTTCGGCGGCAAATACTTTGCGCACGATGTACGCATCGTCCGCCTGCCCCGACACGGTGCTTCTTGCCCCGTCGGTATGGCGGTCTCCTGTTCGGCCGACCGTAACATCAAAGCCAAAATCACGCGTGAGGGTTTATTTGTCGAAGAGATGGACAAGAATCCGGGTCGTCTGCTTCCTGAAGAGATGCGTCTTGCCAAACATGAACATGGCACCAAAATCGATTTGAATCAGCCAATGGGTGAGATCCTTGCGCAGCTGACCAAACTCAAGTGCGGAGACGCCCTGCTTCTTAACGGCACTATCGTTGTCGGCCGCGACATTGCCCACGCCAAATTTAAGGAGATTCTTGACGCTGGCAAACCCCTCCCCGACTACCTGAAGAAACACCCGATCTATTATGCCGGACCGGCTAAAACTCCTGCAGGACGGCCCTCTGGCTCATTTGGACCAACCACCGCGGGTCGGATGGACAGCTACGTCGGACTGTTACAGGAAAATGGCGGGTCAATGGTCATGATCGCCAAAGGTAACCGCAGTCAGCAGGTTACAGATGCCTGCAAGAAATTCGGCGGGTTTTATCTCGGGTCCATCGGTGGCCCCGCGGCTTTGTTAGCCGATGAAAATATCAAAAAAGTCGAATGTCTTGATTTCCCCGAACTGGGAATGGAGGCTGTCTGGAAGATCGACGTCGTTAACTTTCCTGCGTTCGTTCTGGTTGACGATAAAGGAAATGACTTTTTCAAGCAGCTCGGGCTATAA
- a CDS encoding sensor histidine kinase has translation MSVTDTGPGISANLLPRLFEEFSHGRSPDDQSGSGFGLSICQRIVEAYHWRIWVENVIGQGDTPHHLFADQGSLT, from the coding sequence TTGTCGGTTACTGATACGGGCCCCGGGATTTCTGCAAATTTACTGCCACGACTGTTCGAAGAATTCAGCCATGGTCGTAGCCCTGATGATCAGTCTGGCAGCGGATTCGGCCTTTCCATCTGTCAACGGATTGTAGAAGCATATCATTGGCGCATCTGGGTCGAAAACGTCATTGGCCAAGGGGATACGCCTCACCATTTGTTTGCCGACCAGGGTTCGTTGACTTAA
- the cysE gene encoding serine O-acetyltransferase translates to MFSNVKEDLKAVFERDPAVRNVFEIVLCYPGFHAMLFYRLSHKLWTHKFFLLGRFISHLGRFFTGIEIHPGALIGHGFFIDHGMGVVIGETAEIGDNCTLYHQVTLGGTSWAKEKRHPTLGNNVVVGSGAKILGPFKVGDNAKIGSNSVVVKEVPKNATVVGVPGRMVASGEKPAGVDLQHGDLPDPVAKAVSCMLDQLHSLEAKVASLTSEQHRLQTELEVLRQPEAVEE, encoded by the coding sequence ATGTTTTCTAACGTTAAAGAGGATCTGAAAGCGGTTTTTGAGCGTGACCCTGCAGTGCGCAATGTTTTTGAAATAGTACTCTGCTACCCAGGGTTTCACGCGATGCTTTTTTATCGTCTTTCCCACAAGCTCTGGACACATAAGTTTTTTCTTTTAGGACGGTTTATTTCTCATCTCGGGCGATTTTTTACCGGCATTGAGATTCATCCGGGGGCGCTGATCGGTCACGGATTCTTTATTGACCATGGCATGGGGGTTGTCATCGGTGAAACGGCTGAAATTGGCGATAACTGCACGCTCTACCATCAAGTTACCCTTGGTGGGACCTCCTGGGCCAAAGAAAAGCGGCATCCGACCCTGGGCAATAATGTTGTAGTCGGTTCGGGTGCAAAGATTCTTGGTCCTTTCAAGGTTGGTGATAACGCCAAAATTGGTTCTAATTCAGTGGTCGTTAAAGAGGTTCCCAAAAACGCCACGGTTGTTGGCGTCCCCGGCCGCATGGTCGCTTCCGGGGAGAAACCAGCCGGGGTCGATCTGCAACACGGAGATTTACCTGATCCAGTGGCCAAAGCGGTCAGCTGCATGCTGGATCAACTCCACAGCCTTGAAGCCAAGGTCGCATCGCTGACGTCTGAGCAACATCGCCTGCAGACAGAACTTGAAGTTCTGCGCCAGCCAGAAGCGGTCGAAGAATGA